The genome window AATGTGCATTATTTCAGCAGCAGGAGGTCAAAATCACAGCATCAGACAATCCAGGTTCCATGGACTGAATTGAGGCCATATCAGGTTTACGTCTCTTTAGTAAGACACCCATTTCTCTCGTATTTCTTGACAGCGCACTCAAATACCTGAGCAAAATTGCAGCCTTCGCGAAGGattgaaatcaattgatcgctTAGACGCTGAGTTTTGTATAGGTCTGTCCCATTTTGCCTTAACCATTAAGTCATCTTCACTTCCTCTTTATCATGGATTTTCTGCTGGTCTGATTCCTATGCTGGCTCCATAAACTGTTCCCGCGTTCCGCACTTCCTAAAGCAGGAAAAAAATGCCTGGTACTGTAACTGATTTGAATCGATTCTCAAATCCTAAACTAATGCAAGCGAAAAGTGAAATAATTGACATtgcaggaaaaataaaataaaataaaaaacaaagcaTGCTCAGACTGTGAATATACTTCTAGAACGAGGGAAAACTGAAGTGTTAGGATAATCTGAGACATTTATGCCCACATTTGTAAGGTAGGAAAAACTGCATAAATGGCATTTGCTTAGGAGAAAAGAAATGTCGATGCTAAATTTGGCTTGATTTATCAGATTTCTATTCATTTCTTTGTAGAAATCGATAAACAATAGCAGATTGCGAATTTCTGACCACCAACATGGCTGCCCGTGAATAACGTGGAAGCGTGTTCCACATGCACCATCTTTTTCCACAAAGACTTTgccatgagaaagattgaagGAGACTTGGCATGGAACTTTAACCTGGATTGCAGGGCAAAGGGAATTATTGTGATGGTAACAATACGAATTTTCAATTATTTGGGGGTCAATATATATAATTACAGCACCTTTGAACTTGAAGGGTTTCACGGTTTTATGTATGTTTCTGCATGGGATCTAAATTCATTAcctttcccccccccccctttctgGGAACCTTGTACAGATTATGGAGGAGAAGAACGTAAATTTTTGGATACATAACTGCTGATAATGAACCATGAAGCCTCGTTCTTGGACTGACTCTGTCATGTGTGTTGAGGGCTATCATCGATGTCATAGTCATTTACCGCATAAGGACGTACATGGAGGAATGGCATTTACAGCAAATCCTCCCAGCCGCCCTTGAAAGCTTTCAATCCGTTCGAGCTGAAACAAATGATCTGAGAGATTTGATTTGTTTGAAGAATTATAAACtgaaaggaaagaaatgaaaatgatcctatTCCAATGTGCACAAGGATCCTCTTATTTGAGCTTGACATGCcccaaaattgtaaaaaattttaaatcaatGACAGTTTATCAAGAACACTAATtgtggaaagaaacaaaacttcTAATTGTGGATTAAATGTCAGAGGTGACATAAAAGAAATGTATTCGTCCTACAGTAAAGGATCTGTTTGATCAAATGACAAAGATATCATCATCTAATTAATAGCAATTAAGCATAGCATGTGAAGTCCAAACAAGGCCAATCTGGCTTCCTGAATTCGGATTGTCGGTAGTTTTGTAGTATCTATAGAGATAaataaaaatgagataaaaCGAGACTAGGAGAAAACCTTAATACGCTACTCGTTCTTGTGGGGGAAAAATAGTGCTCAGATGTTAGGGAAGTAAGTTTGCGCACCAACTTTTGTCAGTCCCAACAGGATTTTACTCAATACAATAACATACGACTCGGTAGTGAATTTtgggaaattcggcaaaatgtTTTGGTAAACTCTAAGACGTACTTATTATCACcacatgtatatattttttgaaatataagaTTTCTAAAATGCTGAATATCTAAgatgtaatttcttttttttgtggtttCCAAGTATTATATTATTGTCTTTATGTATGCTTTTTCACTGATGTGAATGTTCTCTTTGATGTTATTTAAGcaaaatgtttcttttttttagttCACTGTTCTCGCACGTCTCATGTGCTGATTTTATCTTccattttagttattttttcagttttttttggtattaatgataggtgaaatgattgatattgCTGTTTTAGTTAGATGTTAATGATCATTAGTGATGTTTCAATTAAAATACTAATTTTTAACGAAAGATGAGACTGACACTGGACCTTTTTGAGTACTTTCATGATGTTTCTTTGGAATGATTTTGGTGGTGCCCGACAACTTTATGTGATTCCTCTGTTTTCCAGTGCATGAGCTGTGTGAAAACTAAAAGTTTAACAAACGCCAAAACGATTGAGCTGACAGAAAGTTTTTTTGCGATTGACCGAATTATAAACAGCATTACAATTGACAACCACCAAAATTATCAGAATAAATACTAATAATTAATTCCAAGGTAATCTAATCTAATCTTAAATAAGGGTACACTACTTACTGCTAGTTATCATAAAGGGGTCATaaaatactaataattatattattGCTGTTTTGGAATTTTAACTTACACTCTAATATGCCTAGACAAGGGTAAGGAGTACAGATGCTAATTACCTTGCCGATACTGTGCAACCAGATTTTTCAATCTTTAcggtaaaatgaaattttcatggaTCATTCTAACATCACTTCTTTGGGTGCAATTGTTCTTACATCACgtccttagatttttttttttttttttttttttaccaagcaAGTTAAGACTTTTGTGGTAATAAATTAACCGAAACCACAATTGTTCTTTACATCACGTCCTTAGATAAGAATGAAATTTTTGGTGGATTATGGCCACgcgtagaaaaaaaaaatctcagaaACTAGACTAAGCCTATATTAATTCATATTATATTTGTGCATGGAAATGTGTACAAGGAACAGAAAAGGACGGATCGCAGATGGTCTGTTAACAAAATTTCACGCAAACATCGATCAAACCTTGTATAAAAGGATGCAAGTGACCTGGCCAATTAACCACTGGGCTTAGCTCCCTGGCTATCAGGAGGGACTTAAATCCTTTCTTGGGTTGTAGGTGAGGATTCAAATCTCATctgtaaaagaaaaaagttttaaAGATTGTATCATAACATTTTCTTGATCTAGTTGAATTTGTATATCTATTGGCCCTTGACATAAGCTTTCTTAGGCTTTCCCTCTCCCCTAAATTAGAATAAAATAGGTTATATCGTTGTCTTCTTAGGCTTCCCCTTTCCCCTAGATTAGAATAAAATATAGGTTATGttgttgagaaaaaaaaaaaaaaaaaggccgaCCTATGCAGAGGCTAGTACATGCAAAGCCCAAAATGCAGACCTGACAGTATTAGTTCATTCAGATCCAAAAGTGGTAAAACTTCAGCAGGGAAATGTGAAAGAAGGGATGTCCTTCTTGGCCTCGGAGGGCTATATGGTGCAACCACACTTGGCACCAAACAATCAAGCCTTGCGCTGCCGGTTTCACCCGATATTTCCAACTGTACCGATGCCAGGGAGACTCCAAATGGCATACCGATCAACTGTTGCCCTCCCTCCGCTGCGGGTAGCAGTGATTATACACCTTCTGCTCGCGAAGTCTACACAAGAATGCCGGCTCACACGGTCAGCCATGACTGCGTCAAAAAATATTCATCTGCCATTGCAAAATGAAGAACCTTTCTCTGAGCGATCCTCGTAATTTTACCAACTAGCAAACGTCCATTGCGTTACTGTGACGAAGGGTACTCTCAATTGGGCTTTCCAGACAAAAAATTGGACGTTCATAACTCATGGCTATTTTTTCCGGGGCACAGATGGTACCTTTATTTCTTCGAAAGAATTTGTAAAAACTTGCTTGATGATGATACGTTTACTCTGCCATTTTGGCAATGGGACGATTCTTCAGGCATGCAAATTCCACCCATGTTTAACGAGAGCAAATTGTCCCTATACAATTGCTTCCACAACCCAAAACACTTGCCTCCTAAAGTGGTGGATTTAGCTTACAAAGGCACCGAGAGTCAAATCCGGTACAATTGTTGCACAATGTACAATAATGCATGTACACGATTGGGTTGGCGGCCCTTCCCAGCCTAACAACAAGGACATGGGAGTCCTATATTCAGCCGGCTGAGACCCCATGCTCGCCATGCCAACGTTGATAGAATGTGGTACATTTATAACAAAGTTTTGAAACGCAAAAATATTGAAACGCAAGATTGGTTAAattcctcttttattttcttcaatgAAGCGGCGAGACCCGTTAGAGTGACGGTTAAGGACTCCACAAATCTCGCCACGCTTGGTTATACCTATCCTGACTTGCAACCTTCTTGGTTAACATGTAAACCAACAGCGCGTAGAAATGGCCTGAACCTGACAAAATTGTCTTTCAATGCCCCTAAGGCTAGTGAAGTGCTGCCAATGAAATTAGAGAAACCCATCAGCTTCGTGGTTGAGCGGCCTAAGAAGGCAAGGAGTGGACAAGAGAAAGCAGAGGCAGAAGAGGTGCTAAAGATTAAGGGGATCGAATTTGATAAAGGAGAAACTGTGGTGTTCGATGTGTTTGTGAACGAAGACAATACGAGTCCGTGTAATCCGTGCAAGGCTGAGTCTCTAGGAAGCTCCCGCACCTTGGCGCATGGACATGGCAAGAAATCTACCACTTCCCGCAGTTGTGCGATTTCAGAGGCGTTGGAGGAATTGGGAGCTGATGATTTTGACAGCATTTTGGTCACTTTGGTCCCCAGAAGAGGTGTCGTGACCATAGGTGGTGTCGAGATTCCCTTTGTTCCTAAATCTTAAATGCATTAATAGCATTGCAAATACTACGTGCACAATGTTGTGTGTTTGTGTAATATTGTAATCAATCGTAAGTACTACAAACTTTGAGAAGATATTTTACTAAATAATTTCGACAACCATAACTGGAGTCCTCGTAAACTTACCTTTACAAATGACTTTCAATCGGGCTTCTAAATTCATCATTcctaactctctctctctctcttccgcATTTTGTGGGAATGGCAACAGTAGTATCACATTAAAGACAGAAAGGGCCGACTTTGAAAACGAgggcctttctttcttttcctggtTCGGGGCCGACTCACTTCGTTCGCGCCGACGAAAAAGATTTCAGACATTACCTGCCACCAAGGAAATAGTAATAGACTGccatcaaatcttctttttttttttttttggttgcctaCCACGGTATTCGGGGCTTTGCCCTGATTAATCCGTTGGTCGATTCGGTTCATATACCTGACTGTGATGGGCGAATCTCCCAACAAGGATGACTGCATACACAAGGTTTCGAAACCGAAACCTGTTTAAGCAGAACAAAACTGTTTATCACTTGGCGCAACCCCGATTGGTTGCCATCAAATCTTCTTCTATTGTTCTTTAGTGCGACTGCAATAGAATGATACCGTATGGGTTGCGGTCTCAGTAGTCGCTGACATTGATAAGAAAAACAATTGAACTCAAGAAGCAAGCATGATATCATAAAATGTGAATGCAAAAGGCAACATTAATTCGCCATTTTTGTGTTCCACTTTTGCAACTCGAATGTGAATGCAAAGCTACGTATTCCAGTCCAGATTTACCATGAACACACATCATTGGaaatgaaaatttcagtttataaGAAAAAGATATTTGGTAGGCCAAAAACTTGTTCaataattgaaacaaacaagggGAGCTTAGGAAATTTCCGGGCCAGATATGGGTACAGCCCTTTCTTCTCGTCCCTTTGCATAACAATTCAAGCTTAGCAATGAATTTCTAGTCCCTATCTTGATCAAGGAGTCTGTTTGTAAGGTGTGTTTTTTCTGGTGTTTATATAAACTTTTACTTTTACTGTAATTTACTatgaaaattgtagaaaattttttgtataAATAAGATTTgagaaaactgaaaaattttcttttttttttccttttgttctccattctttttttttttttcctttccttcctctttcttcttcctccccacTCCTATTTTGATCTTCCTCCTCCCTCTCCATTATCGCCACCGCTGGTcgccatctctctctctctctctccatccTTGCCCCATCCATATTGATTATAAAAGTATAAATCCgttatttcattttaaaatgTCGGGTGGCAGTCAAATTACTACAATGGGACCATCAGCGGCCAAAACTATCTCTCATTAAAATGtaattaaaatattaatattttaaaatataaaattaaataagaCAAATTTATAAAGGTcattaaatcaaaaaaatatcaCTAAAGTATGCATAAATTGCCATTTTTTAATGTCAttagaaaagaattttcttCTAGTGTACAATTAGTAGTGAAATAAAGAATCTTAGGGAAATTATTTGaattgttttcattttcttcacaaaGTTACTGTCCCAAAATTactaaaaattttggattgtgaTCTTTTGGACATATATTTGTACATTTTTTTCCACACAATTTccaatctcttttttttttatcttacatacatcacatcctttaaaaaaaaaatactataataatttttttccaaaaattctccaaaaaatgcaatctaaaTGGGGTCTAATTATTTCAATGAATCATACAATTTCAGGGTACATCCAGACAATATCAAATTGTGGGATGAATTTTACAATCATTATTGAAATGACACTAATGATCACTTTACTTGTGGTCCTTGAATCTTAACCCAGTTATTCAAAATCACGTGTTTAACGCTGTTCTTCTATTTagcaagaagaaaaataaaaacgtCAGTGACACGGGGTCGCCAATTGCTTCAGTATAAGAACAGGAGCTTCCCTTAGCTTCTTCGCTACAACATCCCCCTAAAGAAAACTAGCCAATGGCATCTCTTTCAACTCCCCTTCAAAGCTCCACTGCCTACTCCTCCACCTCCACTCTGTCCTCCTGCCCTTTCTCAACCAAGCCATCACAGTTTTACCTCAGTGCCAAACGTAACTATCGTCAGTTCACGGTTTCATGCAAAAACAATGAAAGCCATGAACAAGTTGACAATCTTGATAGGAGGGATGTGCTTTTGGGCTTGGGTGGCCTTTATGGCGCCTCAAACCTCATCATCAACCCTTTTGCCATGGCAGCTCCTATAGCCGCCCCAgaaatctccaaatgcggtccACCGGCGGACTTACCTCCAGGAGCAGTTGTCACTGACAATTGCTGTCCGCCGGTGCCCGGCAAAGTCATTGACTACAAACTCCCTCCACCACCTAAGGTGAACCGTTTTAGGCCAGCTGCTCATTTGGTCAAGAAAGACTATATTGAAAAACTTAACAAGGCGGTCGAGCTCATGAAAGCTCTGCCAGCTGATGATCCCCGTAATTTTACCCAACAAGCAAATGTTCATTGCGCTTATTGCAATGGTGCCTACGTCCAACCAGGCTCTGATCAAGAAATTTCAGTCCATTACTCGTGGTTATTCTTCCCTTTTCATAGATGGTATTTGTACTTCTATGAAAGAATCTTGGGAAAGCTAATAGGCGATCCCAGTTTTGGACTGCCCTTTTGGAACTGGGACAACATTGGTGGCATGACCATACCGTCCATATTTATGGACCAATCGTCAGCATTGTATAACGAAAATCGTAACCAAAGTCATCTGCCACCAACGGTCGTGGACTTGGGGTATAATGGTACGGATAGAGATGCAACATGCACAGAAAGGATAGAAAACAATTTGGCGATCATGTACCGTCAAATGGTCTCTAATGCCACCACTGGCAGAGATTTCTTTGGAAAGGAATACCGGGCCGGCGATGAGCCCAATGCCTTTGCTGGCGCAGGGTCCATCGAGGCCAGTCCCCATATTCCACTCCACAGGTGGGTCGGCGATCCAAGGCAACCAAATGGTGAAGATTTGGGTAATTTCTACTCAGCTGGAAGAGATGTTCTGTTCTATAGCCATCATGCAAATGTGGACCGGATGTGGACAATTTGGCAACAATTGGGAGGTAAAAGGAAGGAGGTCCCCGATCCAGATTGGCTGAATTCTTCCTTCATTTTCTACGATGAAAATGCTCAGCCTGTCCGCGTGAAAGTTCGTGATTCTTTTAGTAATGATAGAATGGGATATATTTACGAAAAGGTGGATATTCCCTGGCTTAAGAATAAGCCTGTGCCCCGCGTGAGAAAATCTAGAGTGGCTTTCACTTCCGGGGCACCACCAGCCGATAAGGTCTTCCCTGGACCCCTTAACAAGATCGTGAAAGTGTTGGTCAAGAGGCCCAAATTATCAAGAAGCAAGAGGCAaaaggaggaagaggaagagagaTTGGTGGTGTACGGGATCGAGTTTTCCATGGACAAGTATGTTAAGtttgatgttttcattaatgatgaagatgataatCCAAACGATTTTGCTAAGTCCGAGTACGTTGGGAGCTTTGCAAATTTGCCACACAAGGTTAAAAGTGGCATGAAAGCTAAGACTACTCAAACCTTTGAGTTGACTGAGATTTTGGAGGACTTGGATGTCGAAGACGACGATGCCCTGTTGGTGACTTTGGTGCCAAATACCGCTCTTACCATTGATGGCATCAAGATTGAGGTTGCTACTTGATTCGCCTgctagtactttttttttttttctctcctccCTGGGAAAAAATCTGGCATTGGATTTCATTGAATGCTTTGATTTTGACCTATGCATGCATGTTTCAGCGTGATGAATAAAATGCTTCTGGTGTGCTTGTTActacttaataaaaatatatttcaggttcttgttttcttgatacCTTTCTGACAACACCcctttggtttttctttttgaaaagtttaattTACATTAAAGTTTAAGATCTTGTGACGCTATCTATCTAACTTTCtccactcaaaaaaaaaaaggaaaagaagaagacaattcTTCCtcaatcaaaattaaatttttctGTGCGTatccaaaaggaaaacaaaagtaatcCTCAACTCCCACGTTTGGCAAGGCTTACAAGTGTTAGCTTCCGATTCGCCATTTCAAGTAGTCAGATAGACTATACAttaatttaccaaaatataggagagtattttttattttttttttgaaaaagaatataGGAGAGGTTACAAAAAGTAAGGGAATTCTACAATAATGATCCTTGCTTTTTGTGTGTTGAGGAAAGAGGTGATTTCTTAAATTTGTGCGATCCCACCTTTCATTTCGTATGCAACTTTTTCGTATACCACTTTTGATTTCATGtgcaactttattaatttgtGAAGACAGAACTTTATATTCTCCCACTTTCACAATCAATACATAATAATATCTGCAGCACATGTGAAAGCTTGATCAACAACAAAGGAATTGATTAGTTTCTAGCTCAAGTTGCCTAATGATTCATAGGAATGAAAGTTAAAAGGGCTTGACCCCGGCTCCTATTTTTTAATGTACATTTACTTTATAGGAATAGGGTAATAATATGCCAACCTACCCAAAGTTTCACGACCACGACATGGATCTCCCCTTGAATTCTTGGAAGTGTAATTTAGTGTTAAGTGTATAATATGAGCTGTTATACATTTTTTAATTTGACTatctatatttttttcttaaaattctaaGGGCGTTCTTGTTCTAGTGAGTGAGCATCCACTTCTTAAATACTAACATCTTCCTTGTGTGCAACTGCTTCTTGTAAAACGATCTAAGTgcctttgaaatttttggtccgACTCTTAAATTCTTGTTTTTTTCGCTTTTCCCTTATAATgcttgaaattttctttgaacaattaaaagaaaagttgaatAAGGACAGATACAGATTAATATAACTTTATATAAGTGAATTCTCTATTCCTTTCCCCCTCCCTACTTTTGAAGTTCTTGTAGATTTATTACCATTCGAAATATTTGACAAACTTGGCTCTCTCACTCTGCATTAAATAGCTATCGGTCAAATTTACCAGGTTCGGATATATTGCAGTCTTGTGGGACCAAGACCGACCAATAATT of Coffea arabica cultivar ET-39 chromosome 5c, Coffea Arabica ET-39 HiFi, whole genome shotgun sequence contains these proteins:
- the LOC113689573 gene encoding (+)-larreatricin hydroxylase, chloroplastic-like, which encodes MPGRLQMAYRSTVALPPLRVAVIIHLLLAKSTQECRLTRSAMTASKNIHLPLQNEEPFSERSSWYLYFFERICKNLLDDDTFTLPFWQWDDSSGMQIPPMFNESKLSLYNCFHNPKHLPPKVVDLAYKGTESQIRRLRPHARHANVDRMWYIYNKVLKRKNIETQDWLNSSFIFFNEAARPVRVTVKDSTNLATLGYTYPDLQPSWLTCKPTARRNGLNLTKLSFNAPKASEVLPMKLEKPISFVVERPKKARSGQEKAEAEEVLKIKGIEFDKGETVVFDVFVNEDNTSPCNPCKAESLGSSRTLAHGHGKKSTTSRSCAISEALEELGADDFDSILVTLVPRRGVVTIGGVEIPFVPKS
- the LOC113690358 gene encoding polyphenol oxidase I, chloroplastic-like codes for the protein MASLSTPLQSSTAYSSTSTLSSCPFSTKPSQFYLSAKRNYRQFTVSCKNNESHEQVDNLDRRDVLLGLGGLYGASNLIINPFAMAAPIAAPEISKCGPPADLPPGAVVTDNCCPPVPGKVIDYKLPPPPKVNRFRPAAHLVKKDYIEKLNKAVELMKALPADDPRNFTQQANVHCAYCNGAYVQPGSDQEISVHYSWLFFPFHRWYLYFYERILGKLIGDPSFGLPFWNWDNIGGMTIPSIFMDQSSALYNENRNQSHLPPTVVDLGYNGTDRDATCTERIENNLAIMYRQMVSNATTGRDFFGKEYRAGDEPNAFAGAGSIEASPHIPLHRWVGDPRQPNGEDLGNFYSAGRDVLFYSHHANVDRMWTIWQQLGGKRKEVPDPDWLNSSFIFYDENAQPVRVKVRDSFSNDRMGYIYEKVDIPWLKNKPVPRVRKSRVAFTSGAPPADKVFPGPLNKIVKVLVKRPKLSRSKRQKEEEEERLVVYGIEFSMDKYVKFDVFINDEDDNPNDFAKSEYVGSFANLPHKVKSGMKAKTTQTFELTEILEDLDVEDDDALLVTLVPNTALTIDGIKIEVAT